In Sesamum indicum cultivar Zhongzhi No. 13 linkage group LG1, S_indicum_v1.0, whole genome shotgun sequence, the sequence ctggTAGGTgttgtttcttttaaattgCCTCTGGTATAATGGTTAGTCTACTCTTGTTCACTTCTTCCTTTTCGTTAACTGCAATGAGAAATCGAAACACTGTGATTGTAGGCTTAATTCTCTGTAATATTTTCACTGATATTCtctctataataattaatatactacATTAGgtgatcatttatttattttaaatataattcatataaaatacttCCTCCAAGATTGTCACGTTTATCTTGATGACtgttataataaaaagttatttaataaaattaatctgtTCAATTGATGTCAGATTTTTTTCTACAAGGCATCCAGCATATACGGCTATTGTTTCCTCAAACAACGTAATCGATGCACTGTCAGCTTCTTGAaggatatttaaataaatactcaattaaaatttttttaatgaattaaataaaattatataaagaagTAAACAAATGTTGGTGCAAGTACCAAGTCATTGTAGGAATGATCAAATAGATTTTCATAGTTTGAGAGGACTTTATACATATTGTTGAACTAATCTATACTTCACCAGTTTATTTCCAGTGAAAACTTTTCAGATGTTTCACTTGTATTCCTACCTTTTCTTGAAGATTTTTGCAAATGTGTTCTCTAAAAGCTAGCCTTAATTGCAAAGACTGCAAACTTTCCTGCAACTTTTTGGTTTCCTCCTCATCTTGTTTCGCTTTTTCTGCCTGTTcatacataaaattgaaacagaaaagaaagtgAAGATTAGTTGGAAGACATTTTCAGTCAATGTAGCAAACAAGGATTCTCAGGCTGGGATTGTGCTTCGTACAAGCTGCTTGTATTTTAACAGCTCCGTGTGATCTGTTTGTCTCTGAGCAGGCCCATGTTCTACACCTCGGACACCGACTGACTTGCGAAATTCAAGGAACAAAAGGTTTCTCCTAAGTCGGCCACATTTGGGCTAATGTGAACAAACATCGAAGTCTTACAATCTCCTCCTGCATTAAAATTCCCTGGgtgtaattaatattcaaaaagCTATATGAAGAAACAACTTCTTCCCCGTTACAGAATATTTATCAAGATTGCATTTCTAGCTATAGTATCATaaccataaaaataattaaaaactactTCTACTTTTATCACTATTTATCAAAATCCTTATCTCGAAATGCATAGTAATAGTACACACCATCCTGATGGAAGAAAGGGTCTGTCACAACTAAATAAGTGTTGAGCTAAACAATAGAAATATTCAACTCACCTAGAGAACTTTGCAGAATAtgtgaatttctttttttttttttttaagcatATGTGTGAGTTTTGATTCCTGCTTGTCAGCTGAATACACTAATTAGAAAATAACCTTGGGATATAGTATATAGCCACAAAAGTAAAACGTAAGCACACAGAGAAGGAAAGGCACTAATGTGTATCGAACATGAGATGTTTTGGAGGCAAGAGCAGAGATAACATCCCCCAGTGTTCATAAGGACTTGTTTATGAACTGGGATTCCTTCGGCCTATCCCCTTCAACTCAATCCTACAAACACACTCTTCCAGCCACATTTAGCTTCTTGTCCTTTGCCCACTTACTAAATTCTCTCCCATGAGAGTCACATGCAACAAGCTGCAATTATATTAGGACTTAAAAAAGGATACGTATTAATTCCATTAACTGAGAATACGCATTCAAACCAATAATCACCGATAATTACCAATAATCAGAGAGATCTGAATCAGAtgaataaacaaagaaaaagcaatGTAGATTGCAGAAGGTGATCAAAATTACCAGTGAGAACAGCTACGTAGCTCATTACTCATTAGCACTGGTTGATCCAACAGATCTTACTCGACTTCCTAATGAGAGTAGGCCCCATATCTCATCTATACCATAAACACCAAGCCTCAAGAAGTCGAGGGCCTGCGCAGCGACTGCTTTATTCCGAACCTGCATTTGCTGATTATTAACcctttttcaataaaagtgaCAGATATTCAAATAAGTTATCACTCATGTTCCTGTTCCTGTTTGCTAGTTTATGGTTACTACCATCTTCTAAGGCATTTTACGTCATTTAACTCGTAAATATCAAAGCATAAGGATTCAATTCAGTACCTTTTTCACTTGTCTGCATTTGTGTATGTCGTTTAAACAAGTAACAACACTACTTATTTGCAACAACGCACATAGACATGTAGGAGAACACCAAAGAATAAGGATATAAATTTCTAGTTTCAAATCCAATTTGCTTTATCATACCTTTCATGTATGTCAAATCCCCTCCTCCCTCTGAATTTTCATAGTACTAAACACTGAAAACAATTCCTACGTGATATTTTCCAAAGAGGCTCAATTACACATTTAATGATTGCAACAATTAAACCGTATGAAGTCTTGCGAATTCATTAAACATAGAAAATCAAcctgagaaaaataaagaacttaCTTTTATCTGCACGACAACTTCTCTCCGTATAACCTTTTCATAGTCTTCAGATAATTCGTGGACTTGTGCCATACGAAGTCATGTTGAGGACTTCATTGAACACAGAAAATCATCAgcaaggaaaagaagaaatctGACCGAGTATCTCTGAATTAGCAGAGAATGAATGAATGGCGAGAAAACAAAGAATCACAAGGCAAGAGAAGTTTTGGAAGTCAGGGAGAAGGGAAGTCAAAAAATATGTAGGCAAATAGGCACttgttcataattttttttaaatataatagggCAAGTGAAGGGGTAAATTAggcaaattgaaaaaagaaagaaaccaaaatccctattcattcttttaaagatatatagatagatagatatagatattgTTTGCTACTTCTTCCAGATCTTTCCACCATGGAACATAACACgccttatatataaataagatatCTATATGAATAGAATTCGCCAAGTTATCTCTTCGTCAAGATGGGGCCCAATAACCCTCATCTCCGCAAGAGCAGCTCCCATCCTTGAAATGGTGGAAATGTTCAGTGTCTCTGACAGAAATCTCTCTCCTAACAACCTTCGATATGAATTTGATTGTATTATGACAGCTTTCGCACATGTAGAGATTTTTTGTTACCCAAATAGGCATCCCAGGGGGAGTGTTTATGAGCCCAAATGCAACAGCCAGTCTCTCACTGTGCCCACAGAAAACATCTGCTTTTGAAGCCTCAACTTCATTTCTAAAATTTCTATCTGGATCACTATGACCTGTTGTCTTCATTTTCTCATAAAATCCCTGCAGGATAGCAGATATTTCTGTTATTTGCGGGTGGGAACTGTCACCACTAAGAAAGGCGTGGACTTTTCCTTTAACTTCCACCCAACTGCACCCAGGATCAATGGTAAGCCCCATCTCTCCCATGGTCTTCCTCAATTTAGCAACTTCATCCCACTTACCGCAGTCAGAATACAGATTGCACAGCAGAATATAATACCCGACACTCCTGTTATCCATCCCAAAAATATGCCGTGCAGCAAGCTCACCAAGTTCAACTTGTCTGTGAATCCTACATGCATTCAACAAGGCTCCCCATATAGCTGGATCTGGCGTCATAGGCATTTTTTCAATAACCTCATAAGCATCCTTCAGCTTTCCCGCACGACCAAGCAAATCCACCACACATGCATAATGTTTCAGATTTGGAGCAACAGAAAACTCTGTTTCCATGCTTTTAAAATACTGCAATCCTTCGGTCACCATACCAGATCTGCTACAAGCACACAGCAGAGCTATAAATGTAATCTCATCTGGCCTTACTCCTGATTTTATCATTCTATTAAATAACTCCATGGCAAGAGCACCTTGGCCCCTCTGGGCATGGCCAGTCAGCAAAATATTCCAAGAAGCAGCATCTTGTTTCTGTGTCTTAAACTGATTCCTAGCAGGCTCCATCCTCCCACACCTCACATACATGTCGAGGATTGCATTGGGCAGAAAACCATCAAATACTAATCCACTCCTCAATACATAGGCATGGATTTCCTTTCCACACATCAATGCCCCTATCCTGGCACATGCCGAAAGTACAGAGACCAAGGTAACGTCGTTTGGGTTTAGAATGATCATCATTTGcctaaaataaatcaatgcTTCAAAGCTTCTGTTATTAATCCGAAGCCCAAGAATAATTGATGTCCAAGATACTACATTTTTATCAGGAATCTGGTGAAAGACTTCTAAAGCCTTATCAATGCATTTACACTTGGAATAGAAGTCAATGAGAGCGTTAGCAACCATAAGATGCCCTATAAGTCCTGTCCTTTTGGCCAACTCATGAAGTTTCATGCCTAGATCTAGAAAACCAAGAGAAGCACACGCAGATAAAACACTGGCAATAGTGATCTCATCTGGCATAACACCTTCTAGCTCCATCACCTTATAGGTTTCGACAGCTTTTTGAGCCAACCCATTGTTGCAATAACCTGAAATCATCGATGTCCAAGACACCACATCTTTAGACTCAATTCTTACAAAAACTTTTTCTGCTTCACCCCACCTTCCAATACTTGAATACATCTGAATCAATGAGTTACTCACTGACTCATCAGCCCCATATTCCATCTTCGCAACGTACCCATGAACTGCCCTTCCAAGTCTCTCATTACCAAAGGCCTCACATGCTGAAATCACACTAGTCATGGTCATCAAATCCGGATCAAAACAACACTCCCTCATGGAAAAGAACAACCGCAACCCTTCCAAATACTCTCCATTTTCAAAATACCCAGCAATCATCGCATTCCATGAGATCTTATCCCTCCTACACATTCCGTCAAATAACATCCTAGCACTCCGCAGATCACCACACTTGACATACATAGTGATCAAAGCATTTACAACATCAATATCAGCCTCAAACCCAAACCTTAACACATGAGCATGAATCTCCGTACCCCATTCCCAGTTGCTCAACCCACCGCAAGCTCTCAACACACAAGGAAAAGTATACACATCAGGCCTAACACCAAACCCACCAAGCCACAACATTCTCCCATACAACTCAAGTGCCTCATCGAGAAACCCGTTCTTTGCATACCCACCAATCAAAACATTCCAAGAAAACACATCTCTTTCCTCCATTTTCCCAAACACGTACCACGCATCACTCAGATTCCCCAACCTCACAAACATGCTCAAGAGCGCATTTCCTAGCCTTAAACTCATCTGGCTTATCAAATTCGACACCAAAGAGTAAACTAGCGACCCTTCATTAGACGCCCTCTTGAATTCGCACAACCTTACTAAAGAAACAAATGTTTCCTCCTCTATATCACTTTGAGGCCCTTTCCCGACAGAAGTCAGGAAACTTATAGCTTGATTTAACTCATTTTGAATGCATAGCTGATTTAAATACGAGTTGGGGTCGGTTGTGAAGGAGGAACTGGAGTTCAGAAGAGACTTCTGGTGGCTTTTTCTGAGGGAAAATTGGTTGTTATTGGATATGACTTGAACAAAATTCTGAGTTTTGAGATTGGggagttttgaaaaattggggGTTGGGCGGTCGGAATTGAGAGAAATTGGTGGGGTTTTCGTTGAGACAGCCATTTTAGCTGAAGCATGGCAAGAATGGAGCAAGGGTTTTAGTTGAGGTTTAATTGCTCATTAACTTTTGGCTGAAACATAAAAGTAAGCAAAATAGCGAAGATTACTGCAGATTGATTCCTTCAGGATAAGGCGGAGTGAGAGCGTTTCCCCGATAGCGCGCAGATTGATTACTTCACATAAGATAGTGAAGCTGATTAAGAAAGGAAATGAGAAGCCATGGTTTTGGGCTTTGAAGTTGCAGAGCAAGGGATGGA encodes:
- the LOC105170956 gene encoding pentatricopeptide repeat-containing protein At1g15510, chloroplastic; protein product: MAVSTKTPPISLNSDRPTPNFSKLPNLKTQNFVQVISNNNQFSLRKSHQKSLLNSSSSFTTDPNSYLNQLCIQNELNQAISFLTSVGKGPQSDIEEETFVSLVRLCEFKRASNEGSLVYSLVSNLISQMSLRLGNALLSMFVRLGNLSDAWYVFGKMEERDVFSWNVLIGGYAKNGFLDEALELYGRMLWLGGFGVRPDVYTFPCVLRACGGLSNWEWGTEIHAHVLRFGFEADIDVVNALITMYVKCGDLRSARMLFDGMCRRDKISWNAMIAGYFENGEYLEGLRLFFSMRECCFDPDLMTMTSVISACEAFGNERLGRAVHGYVAKMEYGADESVSNSLIQMYSSIGRWGEAEKVFVRIESKDVVSWTSMISGYCNNGLAQKAVETYKVMELEGVMPDEITIASVLSACASLGFLDLGMKLHELAKRTGLIGHLMVANALIDFYSKCKCIDKALEVFHQIPDKNVVSWTSIILGLRINNRSFEALIYFRQMMIILNPNDVTLVSVLSACARIGALMCGKEIHAYVLRSGLVFDGFLPNAILDMYVRCGRMEPARNQFKTQKQDAASWNILLTGHAQRGQGALAMELFNRMIKSGVRPDEITFIALLCACSRSGMVTEGLQYFKSMETEFSVAPNLKHYACVVDLLGRAGKLKDAYEVIEKMPMTPDPAIWGALLNACRIHRQVELGELAARHIFGMDNRSVGYYILLCNLYSDCGKWDEVAKLRKTMGEMGLTIDPGCSWVEVKGKVHAFLSGDSSHPQITEISAILQGFYEKMKTTGHSDPDRNFRNEVEASKADVFCGHSERLAVAFGLINTPPGMPIWVTKNLYMCESCHNTIKFISKVVRREISVRDTEHFHHFKDGSCSCGDEGYWAPS